One window of Vespa velutina chromosome 2, iVesVel2.1, whole genome shotgun sequence genomic DNA carries:
- the LOC124946469 gene encoding putative uncharacterized protein DDB_G0282133 yields MSKRKSINKRMSRYSHRSSAGSGFLDPNSEVFEEEEPFWWNNLTNNVNSHLPKYNATNETSKYLDSDSQMQSTSTNHEWWKMLETSDSEVLNNLPIVQNKKRSEAVSLEFKKMITSDTDEDEDNPPLQKRKITMRNKSKKSKSNAFLKALNDTRNSESPASVKKNSITKLTNDAATNKKSLQELDLKQKHMSRKSNDSIATSIDQSHTIDKILKSKPNVFRKKYKETSENAFENLLKSNEDLHNKTERTETMSKSFFAKLIERKQTSKENVFDISTEENKSKTVPLKKSIIDPNISIHDGNLIYLNRSDSSFSLLNNTNENDNLEIQPNHTHEPSHKNVSANISINQKQSSVVEKNANLTIYPSTSLKKSNDSTTNNEKMENHETINTGETSLANIRHTPNNSRMENSKNFRINNSNVRKTIYASEHESMDERNSMAKSNNENNIFQTLSTNIAAKNSMNLSNSKSRETNNLENKKTSFRISSEPNNTNNSMHGRNSTDYNSINITEVGIFSGNQIHTINSSNKSVHTANVITDASKNTTLKAKMSTSENTKIQDIPELNEENVLKDNDKIQAKDLYINAFSLNQKSLRTIDVVTDDNEQNDNEHYVDQRNHKILNSINTDHQKKISEYFTVTNSKLVSPTKARQSKHFQLSNTKKDEEIKARLNKKQKTIISKAVNVHHTKPKDLQIKKKQIIAKIEKLRNEEKQKYSARDKINEAYIVNGQVYKRPKLPRPKYWVTDRLYRFLWKIMEPESKLLTRVHSEKFVQELSDIVSIITKSKKYEDYETILNNLMKKMANLGIIRTRNDFYNFCYDFLPYDFRVKVVPMILPGNVRNIPYDPETLNKSLLQ; encoded by the exons ATGtctaagagaaaaagtatcaATAAACGCATGTCTAGATACAGTCATCGATCTAGTGCAGGATCTGGTTTTCTGGATCCAAATTCAGAAGTATTTGAAGAgg aAGAACCTTTTTGGTGGAATAACTTGACAAACAATGTTAATTCCCATTTACCAAAATACAATGCAACAAACGAGACAAGTAAATATTTAGATTCTGATTCACAAATGCAATCAACTAGTACAAATCATGAATGGTGGAAAATGTTAGAAACATCAGATTCTGAAGTTTTAAATAACTTACCAATagtacaaaacaaaaaacgatcag AAGCAGTTTCATTGGAGTTCAAAAAAATGATCACATCTGATAcggatgaagatgaagataatCCAccattacaaaaaagaaaaattacaatgcgtaataaatcaaaaaaaagtaaaagtaatgCCTTTTTAAAAGCATTAAACGATACAAGAAATTCGGAATCTCCTGCAtcagtgaaaaaaaattctattactAAACTTACAAATGATGCAGCCACTAATAAAAAATCACTACAAGAATTGGATCTTAAACAGAAACATATGAGTAGAAAGAGTAACGATAGTATTGCAACTAGTATTGATCAAAGTCACACCATAGATAAAATCTTAAAATCAAAGCCAAatgtttttagaaaaaaatataaagaaacaagTGAAAATGCGTTTGAAAATCTACTAAAATCAAATGAagatttacataataaaacagaaagaacTGAAACGATGTCTAAAAGTTTCTTTGctaaattaatcgaaagaaaacagacatcaaaagaaaatgtttttgaCATATCaacagaagaaaataaatcaaaaacagttccattaaaaaaatctatcatagatccaaatatttcaatacacGACGGTAATCTCATTTATCTTAATCGTTCTGATTCAAGTTTTagtcttttaaataatactaatgaaaatgataatttagaAATTCAACCTAATCATACACATGAACCTTCACATAAAAATGTTTCTGCAAATATCTCTATAAATCAGAAACAATCTTCTGTAGtggaaaaaaatgcaaatttgACTATATATCCTAGCACTTCtcttaaaaaaagtaatgattCTACAAcaaataatgagaaaatggaaaatcaCGAAACTATCAATACAGGAGAAACATCGTTAGCAAATATAAGACATACTCCAAATAATAGTAGAATGGAGAATAGTAAAAATTtcagaataaataattctaatgtaagaaaaacaatttatgcATCAGAACATGAAAGTATGGATGAAAGGAATTCGATGGCcaaaagtaataatgaaaataatatatttcaaacatTATCTACCAATATAGCAgcaaaaaattcaatgaatttgTCTAATTCTAAATCTAGAGAAACCAataatttggaaaataaaaaaacttcaTTCAGAATATCGTCCGAACCAAACAATACAAACAATAGCATGCATGGTAGAAATTCCACAgattataattcaattaatattactgAAGTAGGTATTTTTTCAGGAAATCAAATACATACAataaatagtagtaataaatcAGTGCACACAGCAAATGTAATAACAGATGCAAGTAAAAATACAACATTAAAAGCAAAGATGTCTACATCTGAGAATACAAAAATACAAGATATTCCTGAattgaatgaagaaaatgttttaaaagataatgacAAGATACAAGCAAAggacttatatataaatgcatttaGCTTAAATCAAAAATCTTTAAGAACAATTGATGTTGTTACTGATGATAATGaacaaaatgataatgaacACTATGTAGATCAAcgtaatcataaaatattaaattcaattaatactgatcaccaaaaaaaaattagtgaATACTTTACGGTTACAAATTCCAAGTTGGTTTCTCCAACCAAAGCAAGACAATCAAAACATTTTCAACTGAGTAATactaaaaaagatgaagaaatcAAGGCAAGATTGAATAAAAAGCAGAAAACAATTATTAGTAAGGCAGTTAATGTGCATCATACCAAACCAAAAGAcctacaaataaaaaagaaacaaataatagcaaaaatagaaaaacttagaaatgaagaaaaacaaaaatactctgcaagagataaaattaatgaagctTATATAGTGAATGGACAAGTGTATAAAAGACCGAAACTTCCACGTCCAAAATATTGGGTAACcgatcgtctttatcgttttctttggAAAATTATGGAACCAGAAAGCAAATTATTAACAAGAGTGCATTCTGAAAAATTTGTGCAAGAACTATCTGACATTGTATCCATTATTACAAAATCTAAGAAATACGAAGATTACGAAAccattttgaataatttaatgaaaaaaatggcaAATTTAGGTATTATTCGTACAcgtaatgatttttataatttttgttacgATTTTCTTCCTTATGATTTTCGCGTTAAAGTAGTGCCAATGATACTTCCTGGTAATGTTAGAAATATACCATATGATCCAGAAACATTGAATAAATCTTtacttcaataa